From Vicingus serpentipes, the proteins below share one genomic window:
- a CDS encoding TolC family protein, with protein sequence MKYLSLIITLFFIGNVKSQETKIWTLQECVNYAIENNLSVKQSELDKNIAAQDVVAAKWSFAPNLNANASHNYNFGSSITASGARASADFQSNTIGVNSSVNLFNGFANIHTLKQSKISVEAQEAALTKMKNDISLNVVNGYLQVLFAKEQVKVAQSQVTISETQVARIEELVNAGSLAEGDLFNIKSTLATDQQNLVVAENTQAMATLRLAQLLQLKEASIEVQDVNIAISDQSILGNDVMDIYNKANASFPEIKLAELNIESAEKGVKIAKSNFYPSLTLNMGMNTIYQHRQGTPDFFTFSEQLDQNLGKSVGVSLNVPIFNRYQFRTNVNKSKINYLRTEYLLETERLRLRETIQTAYTDAKASSKSYDASKISVEAQTKAFNYADERYKAGAINSFDFNQTKNNLLNAQSQLIRSKYDYVFKLKVLEFYSGVPIVIE encoded by the coding sequence ATGAAATATTTATCATTGATAATAACACTCTTTTTTATAGGGAATGTTAAAAGCCAAGAAACTAAAATTTGGACTTTACAAGAGTGTGTTAATTATGCTATAGAGAACAACCTGTCTGTAAAGCAATCTGAACTAGATAAAAATATTGCAGCCCAAGATGTTGTGGCTGCTAAATGGAGTTTTGCACCTAATTTAAATGCAAATGCCTCACATAATTACAATTTTGGTTCATCTATCACGGCTTCTGGAGCTAGAGCTTCAGCCGATTTCCAATCTAATACTATTGGAGTTAACTCTTCTGTAAATTTATTTAATGGTTTTGCAAACATTCACACATTAAAGCAATCTAAAATTAGTGTAGAAGCACAAGAAGCAGCATTAACTAAAATGAAAAACGATATTTCGTTGAACGTAGTAAATGGTTATTTACAAGTATTGTTTGCAAAAGAACAAGTTAAAGTTGCTCAATCTCAAGTTACAATTAGTGAAACACAAGTTGCTCGAATCGAAGAATTGGTGAATGCTGGATCTCTGGCTGAAGGCGATTTATTTAATATAAAATCGACTTTAGCAACCGACCAACAAAATTTGGTTGTTGCCGAAAATACACAAGCTATGGCAACTTTAAGATTGGCTCAATTGCTACAATTAAAAGAAGCTAGTATTGAAGTGCAAGATGTAAATATTGCAATTAGCGATCAAAGTATTTTAGGTAATGATGTTATGGATATTTACAATAAAGCAAATGCATCTTTTCCTGAAATTAAGTTAGCCGAATTAAACATTGAAAGTGCAGAAAAAGGTGTTAAAATTGCTAAATCTAATTTTTATCCGAGCTTAACGCTAAATATGGGCATGAATACCATCTATCAACACAGACAGGGTACGCCAGATTTCTTTACTTTTTCAGAACAGTTAGATCAAAACCTAGGTAAGTCTGTTGGTGTTTCGTTAAATGTTCCAATATTTAATCGTTATCAGTTTAGAACAAATGTAAATAAGTCTAAAATCAATTATTTAAGAACCGAATATTTGTTAGAGACTGAAAGATTAAGACTAAGAGAAACCATACAAACTGCTTATACAGATGCTAAGGCTTCATCTAAATCTTATGATGCTTCAAAAATTTCTGTTGAAGCACAAACTAAAGCTTTTAATTATGCTGATGAACGTTACAAAGCAGGAGCTATTAACTCTTTTGATTTTAACCAAACAAAAAACAACTTGTTAAATGCTCAGTCACAGCTAATTCGTTCTAAATATGATTATGTTTTTAAGTTAAAAGTATTAGAGTTTTATTCAGGAGTTCCTATTGTTATTGAATAG
- a CDS encoding type IX secretion system plug protein produces the protein MNKIFSIFLKNSLIVFLLVFTISFSFFGFKTKSFQYLNISNNDTTDIYANDNYLRYDDYTYNKNIKTVLLYNLRDELSYPTLPLNSSEKLKLSFDDFNTSLKTYYYTFIHCNVNWTPSDLSPNQYLDNYTEDDIKEYKYSFNTDKAFIHYNLTFPNENISIKLSGNYIIKVYDSDYPDEAVITKRFLVYENHADVNITIKPSVNPNERFTRQEIDFEVNHNNYEINNPYQNITVILMQNYRWDNAISGLKPKFINGSLLDYNYEAVNVFDGNNEFRNFDIKSMNFNSQNVYRVQYDNAEKMMNIILYEDLPRAFRKHYAQPDLNGNFLVKRDDSNDSETDAEYVNVTFNLKRDTLRYGGNIYLFGKFTDWKFKEEFKMAYDTINKQYQQTVLLKQGYYNYMYCFVKDGSKNVGDISYIEGTYYETENDYTVLVYYRNPMENFDQLIGMKTRNTNK, from the coding sequence ATGAATAAAATATTTTCGATTTTCTTGAAAAACTCACTAATTGTTTTTTTACTTGTTTTTACAATCTCTTTTTCTTTTTTTGGATTTAAGACTAAAAGCTTTCAATATCTTAACATTAGTAATAATGACACTACAGATATTTACGCAAATGACAACTATTTAAGATATGATGATTATACATACAACAAAAACATTAAAACGGTTTTGCTTTACAATTTGAGGGATGAATTGAGTTACCCTACTCTACCCTTAAATAGTAGTGAAAAACTAAAATTAAGCTTTGATGATTTTAACACCAGTTTAAAAACGTACTATTATACTTTTATCCATTGTAATGTTAATTGGACTCCTTCTGATTTATCTCCTAATCAATATTTAGATAACTATACCGAAGATGATATTAAAGAATATAAATATTCATTTAACACTGATAAAGCATTTATACATTACAACTTAACTTTCCCGAACGAAAACATTAGTATAAAACTATCTGGCAATTACATTATTAAAGTATATGATTCTGATTATCCAGATGAAGCTGTGATTACGAAGAGATTCTTAGTTTATGAAAACCATGCTGATGTTAATATAACTATAAAACCATCGGTTAACCCTAATGAGCGATTTACAAGACAAGAAATTGACTTTGAAGTAAACCATAACAATTATGAAATAAATAATCCTTACCAAAATATTACGGTTATTTTAATGCAAAACTATAGGTGGGACAATGCTATTAGTGGTTTAAAACCCAAATTTATTAATGGTTCTTTATTAGATTATAATTACGAAGCTGTAAATGTATTTGATGGTAACAATGAGTTTAGAAATTTTGACATAAAATCGATGAACTTTAATAGCCAAAATGTATATAGAGTACAATATGATAATGCTGAAAAAATGATGAACATTATTTTGTATGAAGATTTACCTAGAGCATTCCGAAAGCATTATGCCCAACCTGATTTAAATGGCAATTTCTTGGTTAAACGAGATGACAGTAACGATTCAGAAACTGATGCAGAGTATGTAAATGTTACCTTTAATTTAAAGCGAGACACCCTAAGATATGGTGGAAATATTTACTTGTTTGGCAAGTTTACCGATTGGAAATTTAAAGAGGAGTTTAAAATGGCTTATGACACCATTAATAAACAATACCAGCAAACTGTTCTTTTAAAACAAGGTTACTATAATTACATGTATTGTTTTGTAAAGGATGGCTCAAAAAACGTGGGCGACATCTCTTACATAGAAGGTACTTATTACGAAACTGAAAACGATTATACTGTTTTGGTTTATTACAGAAACCCAATGGAAAATTTTGATCAGCTTATTGGTATGAAGACCAGAAACACGAATAAATAG